The Rhodothermales bacterium genome includes the window CGGCGAGCATCGCAGGTATTCTGACAAATCTGAGCGAGGGCGATGTCCTCTTCATCGACGAAATCCACCGCCTCAGTCCCGTCGTTGAGGAGTACCTCTACGCGGCGATGGAGGACTATCAGATCGATATCGTCATCGACTCAGGCCCCAACGCCCGGAGCATCAAGATCAGTCTGCCGCCGTTTACGCTTGTCGGGGCGACAACCCGCAAGGGCCTGCTGACCGCGCCCCTCCGGGCCAGGTTCGGCATCGACTTCCGGTACGACTATTACACGGCCGATCTGCTGACACTGATTGTGTTACGGTCCGCCGGGATTCTCGGCGTTCAGATTTCGGAAGAGGGTGCCAAAGAGATCGCCCGTCGCAGCCGTGGGACACCGCGTGTCGCTAACCGCCTTCTCAGGCGTACGCGCGATTTCGCGGAGGTTGAGGGCGACGGAACAATCGATCTGTCGGTCGCAGATCGGTCCTTGAATGCCTTGAATGTTGATCGGAGGGGGCTGGACGAAATGGATGCGCGCATTCTGAGGGCGCTTATTGACAAGTATCGAGGAGGCCCTACCGGGCTCAATACCATCGCTGTGGCCGTCGGCGAGGAAGCTGGAACCCTCGAAGAGGTGTACGAGCCGTACTTGATACAGGAGGGTTTCCTTGAGCGCACTCCGCGTGGTCGGGTCGCGACCCCGCAGGCTTACAAACATCTCGGGCTCACAGTGCCCGTCAAAGACGCGGGCCTCTTCCCGGATCTTTGAGGGATTTACCTACGTCGGGAAGTCGGGTTCACCTGAACTCTTCGGGTTGTGTCGCTTGAACACCTTTCATAGTTTTCCGGCGACATCTGTCAACCTGTTCAACAATCAGCCATCAGTGAATCCACATGCCGTACGTTGTTGCCGAACCGTGTATTAATTGCAAGCACACGGATTGCGTGGAGGTGTGCCCGGTAGACTGTTTCTACGAGGGGCCGAATTTTCTCGTGATCCACCCGGACGAGTGCATCGACTGCAACGCCTGCGTCCCGGTGTGTCCGGTGGAGGCCATCTTCGCCGACGACGAACTTCCCGAGGAATGGCAGCACTACGCCGAATGGAACACCTACCTGGCCGAACAATGGAAGGATCTGGGTCACAACGTGACCGAGAAGAAAGACGCGCTACCTGATGCAGAAGAGTGGAAGAGCAAGGAAAAGACCGAGCAGGACATCCTCACGTACGAAACCGGCGACAGTTGAGCCGCCACCATTTCAGGTTATCAGTCGCGCCGGGTGTCGTACGGACCCGGCGATAAGAAAAGCCGCACCCCGTTTTGTCGAGGTGCGGCTTCTTTTCTGACGGAACGCCTTGAGAATCAGGTGCCGGCCGAGTAGTCGGTAGCGTACGCTTCCTGCTCGCTGGTGAGCGTATCAATCGATAGCCCCATGGTCTCCAGCTTGATGCCCGCGATTTC containing:
- the ruvB gene encoding Holliday junction branch migration DNA helicase RuvB codes for the protein MISENDRPGNLISSAVAADEDFDRSLRPSSLDEFVGQEQIKRNLTVFITAARRRGESLDHVLLSGPPGLGKTTLAYIIASEMGAGIKSTSGPVLDKPASIAGILTNLSEGDVLFIDEIHRLSPVVEEYLYAAMEDYQIDIVIDSGPNARSIKISLPPFTLVGATTRKGLLTAPLRARFGIDFRYDYYTADLLTLIVLRSAGILGVQISEEGAKEIARRSRGTPRVANRLLRRTRDFAEVEGDGTIDLSVADRSLNALNVDRRGLDEMDARILRALIDKYRGGPTGLNTIAVAVGEEAGTLEEVYEPYLIQEGFLERTPRGRVATPQAYKHLGLTVPVKDAGLFPDL
- a CDS encoding ferredoxin family protein, coding for MPYVVAEPCINCKHTDCVEVCPVDCFYEGPNFLVIHPDECIDCNACVPVCPVEAIFADDELPEEWQHYAEWNTYLAEQWKDLGHNVTEKKDALPDAEEWKSKEKTEQDILTYETGDS